The following coding sequences are from one Paenibacillus sp. FSL R5-0912 window:
- a CDS encoding response regulator transcription factor, whose translation MGVTVLYVEDDREIGNAVSADLREREYAVRWLESGEGALEAAEGCQLVILDVMLPGLDGFTVGQRLKRAYPELPILMLSARTSIDDKLQGLDFADDYLTKPFHPDELAARMEVLLRRSGTAAPAPIMLKHLVVRPGSSVVMEAASGREIMLTGKQFQIFSYLLRHLGQVLTKEQIYEAVWGESYIEGDKTLMVHIRYLREKLELDPAAPEIIETVRGIGYRVRG comes from the coding sequence GTGGGTGTTACAGTACTATATGTAGAAGATGACCGTGAGATAGGCAACGCAGTATCAGCGGATCTGCGGGAACGGGAGTATGCTGTCCGCTGGCTGGAGAGCGGAGAAGGCGCGCTGGAAGCGGCTGAGGGCTGCCAACTGGTGATACTGGATGTGATGCTTCCGGGACTTGACGGGTTCACCGTTGGTCAACGGCTGAAGCGGGCCTATCCGGAGCTGCCGATCCTGATGCTCTCGGCTCGCACCTCTATTGACGATAAGCTACAGGGACTGGATTTCGCCGATGATTATCTGACCAAGCCGTTTCATCCCGATGAGCTGGCGGCCAGAATGGAGGTCCTCTTAAGAAGAAGCGGCACTGCTGCACCTGCTCCCATAATGCTTAAGCATCTGGTGGTCAGGCCGGGCAGCAGTGTAGTTATGGAAGCTGCGAGCGGGCGGGAGATTATGCTTACCGGCAAGCAGTTCCAGATCTTCTCTTACCTGCTGCGGCATCTTGGGCAGGTTCTGACTAAGGAGCAGATTTATGAAGCCGTCTGGGGCGAAAGCTATATTGAAGGCGACAAGACACTTATGGTACATATCCGTTATCTGCGCGAGAAGCTGGAGCTTGATCCGGCTGCGCCGGAGATTATTGAGACGGTCAGGGGTATCGGTTACCGGGTGAGAGGATGA
- a CDS encoding sensor histidine kinase — MKGLRRFQSLRRSLLFRYLLIILAALLFIPVIVPITITLYSIFGGFTREDTPKEYALYSSVGKLELMWHDEARKLLGQPPEGITQRLRSLSETYHLARIFWVDNEGRTQLITEPSGPPLLQGGYSVKEVPSYWTAVEAVSFMKDSTALKPLAIVAFVGDQAEAGEGFMVMQIPEEIKNAKYAAGLDKWYSIAILGFLIAFVVSSWLFFIMIRRRLLRLQTAMVFTGREGLPQLVPPGKPDEIGRLEEAFNTMVTELAASRSRETEEEGLRKRLVANLSHDLRTPLTVIRSHLHVLGKEDLSARGQESLELMDQRIESLGGLIDNLLAYNLLNSGRMTLKLERKDVLRLLRETAAAWYPLWEKEGYQIEIDLEAAPLYWNVDVSWFRRVLDNLFQNILRHARSGLYVGIFTEIRGGNRVLVISDHGGGLDGSTDSKGAGLGLSIVDLLLKRMELEWSMESTGQGTEITIWKRLPDRIILNKI, encoded by the coding sequence ATGAAGGGGTTAAGGCGGTTCCAATCTCTGCGCCGTTCCCTGCTCTTCCGTTATCTGCTTATTATTCTGGCTGCGCTGTTGTTCATTCCTGTTATTGTTCCAATCACTATCACACTGTATAGCATCTTCGGTGGATTCACCCGTGAAGACACTCCTAAGGAGTATGCCCTGTATTCCAGTGTTGGCAAGCTGGAACTCATGTGGCATGACGAAGCGCGTAAGCTGCTCGGCCAGCCGCCGGAGGGTATCACTCAGCGGCTCCGGTCATTGAGCGAAACCTATCATCTGGCCAGAATATTCTGGGTAGATAACGAGGGTAGAACACAACTGATCACGGAGCCCTCAGGTCCCCCGCTGCTGCAGGGCGGATACTCCGTCAAGGAAGTACCCTCCTATTGGACAGCCGTAGAGGCGGTGTCCTTCATGAAGGACAGCACGGCGCTTAAACCGCTGGCGATTGTTGCTTTTGTAGGGGATCAGGCTGAAGCCGGAGAAGGCTTCATGGTCATGCAGATTCCCGAAGAAATCAAGAATGCAAAATATGCCGCAGGCCTGGACAAATGGTATTCGATTGCAATACTGGGGTTCTTAATAGCCTTCGTGGTTAGCTCTTGGCTCTTCTTCATTATGATCCGCAGAAGGCTGCTGCGGCTACAGACCGCCATGGTTTTTACCGGGCGTGAAGGCCTGCCCCAGTTGGTTCCTCCGGGCAAGCCTGATGAAATCGGGCGGCTTGAGGAGGCATTCAATACGATGGTGACAGAGCTTGCCGCCAGCCGCTCCAGAGAGACAGAAGAAGAGGGCCTGCGCAAGCGCCTGGTTGCCAACCTGTCACATGATCTGCGGACTCCGCTGACCGTGATCCGCAGCCATCTGCATGTGCTGGGCAAGGAGGATTTATCGGCGCGCGGCCAGGAATCCCTTGAGCTGATGGATCAGCGGATTGAGAGTCTCGGAGGGCTGATTGACAATCTGCTGGCCTATAATCTGCTGAACAGCGGGCGGATGACGCTCAAGCTGGAGCGGAAGGATGTGCTGAGACTGCTGCGGGAGACCGCTGCGGCCTGGTATCCGCTATGGGAGAAAGAGGGGTATCAGATTGAGATTGATCTGGAAGCAGCGCCGCTCTACTGGAATGTTGATGTCAGCTGGTTCCGCAGGGTGCTTGACAATTTGTTTCAGAATATTCTGCGTCATGCGCGCAGCGGTCTGTATGTAGGGATATTTACAGAGATCCGCGGCGGTAACCGTGTCCTTGTAATCTCGGACCATGGCGGCGGCCTGGACGGGAGTACCGATTCCAAAGGGGCGGGCCTTGGCCTGTCCATTGTTGATCTGCTGCTGAAGCGGATGGAGCTGGAATGGAGTATGGAGAGTACGGGGCAGGGCACCGAGATTACAATCTGGAAGCGGCTGCCGGACCGGATAATTTTAAACAAAATTTAA